Within Deinococcus aestuarii, the genomic segment CAGGCGGAGGCCGGCGGGGCAGGGGAGGGCGCGTGAGCATCCCGGTCGTCATCCTGCTGATGTGGGCGGTCACCTACCCGGTGCGGCTGCTCGGGCTCAGCCTGGGTCGCCTGCGCCTGCCGCCCTTCTGGCTCGCCTTCCTGCGCTTCGTGCCCGTGAGTGTCTTCGCGGCCCTGATCGTCCCCGACGTGCTCGGCAGTCCCGAGTGGCCCCGCCGTCTGGTGGGCTGCGCGGTCGGCGGCCTGCTGATCTGGCGCACCCTCAACCTCGCGCTGGGCATCCTGGGCGGCTTCGCGGCGTACTGGGCGGCAAGGCTGCTGGGGCTGTGAGGGGAAGGGACTACACCCGGCCCTGTTCAAATACCCGGGAAACGATGTCCTCCAACGCCTCGAAATATTCGCGGCACTCGCCGGACAGCCGCCCGACCACCCCGGCGAGCCTTCCCTGGCTTTCTCGCAGCAGGTGGAGGGTCGGCGCGTCCGCGACCCCCTCCCTCCGGGTCAGGCGCAGGAGCAGCCCCGCCGTCTCCGCGTCCAGCCCCACGAGGTCCACGTCCCCCATTTCGGGAGGACAGGGTGGGTACCGCCGTTCGCGCCAGACGGCGAACGATTCCTGCCAGGAAGGACGGTGATCTGCCTCGCGTGGCACAGGGTGGAGAGAAGGCTGGGGACGATCTGACCCGGCACCGGCCGCGTCCCTCCCATTCTGACCGGGAGCTGACGGCAGACCGCTGAAAGCTGCACCCCGACACCTCCCCCTCACCCGGCCGCGCTATCCTGAGGGTGAATGACGGCACAGGCAGGGGTCATCGACGGAAAGTACGAGGTCGTCCGCGAACTCGGGCGGGAGGGCAACGTGACCCTCAGCGAGGTGCGCTCGGGAGCGGGCGTGACCCGCCGCCTCGCGTGGTTCGAGGTGTCCACCCCCGAGGGGCGGCAGGGCTTTCACGCCTACCGCTCGGCCCTGCGCGCCATCGAGCCCGCCGGGCTCACCGACGTGGTGGCCCGGCCCGGCGCCTACTACGCGGTGTGGCAGCCGGTGGCGGGAACGCCGCTTGCCGACTTCGCCACCCAGCCCGTCAAGCAGGAGGAGACGGTCGATGCCGTGCGCTCGCTCGCCGCCCGGCTCGCCGAGCACGGGTACGCCCTGCCCGACGCGGACGTGGTGATCGAGGGCCGCGAGCCCCGCGTCGCGTACCTGCGGCCCGCCCCCGAGGGGCGCTCCCCCGAGGAGGTCGTCCGGTTGAGCGAGGTGGCCCTCTCCGCCCTGGCCGGGGGGCGGATGCGCCGCAAACGCCAGCGGCAGCCCGACGCCTGGCTCTCCTTTGTGCCCGGGCTGCTGCTGCTGGGCGGGGCCGCGTACCTGGGGGCCCAGGCCGCGCAGATCTACCTCAATCCCCCCGTGCGCGAGGTCGCGGCGGTGGCGGGTCAGCCCGCCCAGGCCGCCGCCGAGAGCCTCACGGGCTCGGGCTTCCGGGTGGAGTACACGCTGGGGGACGCGAACAACGTGCCCATCGGCGCCGTGATCCGGCAGGACCCGGCGGCGGGCACCCAGCTTCCGGTGGGCCGATTGGTGACCCTGACCGTGAACAACCCGCCCAGCCTCAGCGTGCCGCGCCTGGAGGAACTCACGGTGGCCCAGGCCCGCGCGGCGCTGCGCGACTCGTCCCTGAGCCTGGGGCAGGTGGACCGGGTGGACGGCACGCTCACGAACACGCCGGAGGGCCGGATCGTCGCCCAGGTGCCCGAGGCGGGCGCGAACCTGCAACGCGGCCAGCCCGTGCAGCTTCTCGTCTCGACGGGCGTGCGCGGCGAGGACACCTGGATCGCCGACCTGACGGGGATGCCCTTCGACGCCGCCCGCGAACACGCCCGCACCGCCGGGCTGGTCGTCAACCGGGTGGTGGAGCGCACGAGCGACGCCCCCGAGAACACCGTGCTGGAGCAGACGCCCGCCCCCTACGTGCGCGTTCCGGTGGGCAGCCCGGTCACCCTGACGGTCGCCGTGGCCCGCTACAGCGCTCCCAGCCGCCCGGCGGAGGGCCTGCCGCTGCCCCCGCCGCCGCCCACCCCCCAGCGGCCCGAGACCCCCGAGGCCGTGCCGGGTGAACCCACCGCACCTTCGACCGGCACGGACGCCGGGCGGATCGACGCCGAGCCCCTCGCGCCCGAGAACATCCCCGCCACACCGCTCCCCGCCCCCGGGGAAGGCACCACCGGGGAGGGGCGCGCCGTGAACTTCCGTTACGTCTTCCCCAGTGACCTTCCCGCCGGGACTTACACCATCGCCGTGCGCGACGCGAACGGGGAACGCGAGATTCTGGGCGCCACCGACAGCGCCCAGCTCGCGGGCGCCACCGCCGAGCAGCGCGACATTCAGGTCACGGGCGACGCCGTGTTCGTGATCCGGCAAAACGGGGCGGAGTACACGACGGTCACGCCGTAGGGGCCGTGGGGAGGGTGGTGCCGCCTCCCCTCCCGCCGGAAGTCAGAGGGGTGGCGGGTCTCGACAGGGCCACCCGCACGCCTCCTTCCGTCCGTCCCAGTTCCCTTGACGGGCCGCCGCCCAGGCCGGGTGGTGTGCTCCACCCCCCACCCCCACCCCATGATCTACCTCGACTACGCCGCCACCCACCCCATGACGCCGCAGGCCCTCGCCGCCTACGCCGAGGCTGCCGCGCTGCCCGGTAACCCCGCCTCCGTCCACGCGGCGGGGCAGGCCGCCCGCGAGCGGCTGGAGGAGGGCCGTGCCCGCGTCGCCGCCGCCCTGCGGGTGGACGCCCGCACCGTGGTCGCCAACGGCGGCGGCACCGAGGGAGACAACCACGTCCTGCTCGGCGTGGCCCAGGCGTGGCGGGCGGCCCACGGTCGGCCCGGCCACCTCGTCACCACCCTCACCGAGCACTCCGCCGTCCTCGCGCCCGCCCGGTGGCTCGCTGCGCAGGGGTGGGACGTGACCTTTCTGACGCCCGGCGCGCGGGGGCGCTACGACCCGGCCCAGCTCACGGAAGCCCTGCGGGACGACACCGCCCTCGTCTCCATCCACCACGCGAACAACGAGATCGGCACCGTGCAGGACACGCCCGCCCTCTGCGCCGTGGCGGCGGAGCGGGGCGTCCCCTATCACACCGACGCGGTGCAGGCGCCCGGGGTGCTGCCCCTCGACCTCCCCGGCTGGGGAGTCAGTTACGCCACCTTCAGCGCCCACAAGTGGGGTGGGCCGCGTGGGGTGGGCTTCCTGTACGTGCGGCGCGAAACGGCCCTGCCCCCCGTCACCCTCGGCGGCGGGCAGGAGGGAGGGCTGCGGGCCGGGACCCAGAACACGGCGGGCGTATACGCGGCGGGGGTGGCCCTGACCCACGCGGAGGCGGAGCGGGAAGCCACCTTCGCGCACCTGACCGGGCTGCGGGCGCGGTTTCTGACGCGGGCGGCGGGCATCCCCGGTCTGCGGGTCAACCACCCCCAGGGTGCCAGCCCCAAGATCGCCTCGGTGACGGTTCCCGGGGCGGACGGCGAGGCACTCCTGATGAACCTCGACCTGCTGGGGGTGTGTGTGAGCGCCGGGAGTGCCTGCGCCGCCGGGACGATGCAGCCCAGCCACGTCCTGACGGCCATCGGCCTGAGCGAGGGGGACGCCCGCGCCTCGCTGCGCTTCAGCTTCGGGCGGGCGACCACGGAGGCCGAGGTGGACGCCGCCGCCGACGCGCTGGGGCAGGCGGCGGGGTGGAGCCGGGCCTAGCGCGTCGGCGGGCGCCTCCCCGCCGGCCTCAGGGCTTGCCGGGCTCGGCCAGGGTCAGGGTCTGCTGGCGGGTCTGGCCGCCGCGCCGCACGGCGAGCGTCACCTTGTCGCCGGGCTGGCGGACGATCAGGGCACTTTGCAGGTCCTGCACGGTGGAGACCTCCTGGTCCCCGATCCGGGTGATGATGTCCCCGCCCACCCGCAGGCTGCCGCCCGGCACCGCCACCTCGCGGCTGCCGCCCCGCAGCCCCGCCTGGGCCGCCGGGCTGCCCGGGGTCACCTCCTGCACGAGCACGCCGTTGTCGGGAAGGTCGAGTCCCTGCCGCGCCTGCGGGCTGAGCGCCTGGAGCGGGAAGCCCACGATCCCGATGCGCGGCGCCCCCACCTCGCGCCCGGCGCGCAGCCGGGGCAAGATCGCCTTGGCGACGTTGATGGGCACCGCGAAGCCCACCCCCGCGCTCTGCCCCACCCCGGTCGCCGCCCCGGCGGGCGAGAGAATCTGGGTGTTCACCCCGATCACCTCGCCCCGGCTGCTCACCAGCGGCCCGCCCGAGTTGCCGGGGTTGATCGCCGCGTCGGTCTGGATGGTGTTTTGCGGGATGTCGTTCACGCCGATGGGCACCACCCGGTTCTTCGCCGAGACGATGCCCTGGGTGACGGTGAACTCCAGCCCGAAGGGAGCGCCCATCGCGATGGCCTTCTGGCCGACCCGTACCTGGTCGCTGTTGCCCAGGACCATCGGGTCGTAGGCGTTTTGGGGGACGTTCTGGGCCTGAAGCAGGGCGAGGTCGTAGTCGGGGGCGGTGGCGATCACGCGGGCGGGGTACTCGCGCTGGCTCTCGTGCAGGCGCACGGTGACCCGGCTCGCCCCGCTGACGACATGGTTGTTGGTGATGATGTAGCCCTGCTCGTCGATAAAAAAGCCCGAGCCCGAGCCCGTCGGCTCGATGCCCCCGCCCGCGCTCGGGCCCGGGGTGGGCGCCTGGCCGCCGAAGGGGTTGGAGAGCAGGTCCGTCTGCGGCGCGTCGAAGCGGGTGACGAACACCACCCCGTCCTGGCGCTGCTCGACCACCTCGATGGTGTTCTCCTCGTAGTTCAGCCGGTCGATCCGCTCCGTGGAGGCGGTGGGGGTGGCCGCTCCCGACGCGGCCGGGGCCTGCGCCGC encodes:
- a CDS encoding AzlD domain-containing protein, whose amino-acid sequence is MSIPVVILLMWAVTYPVRLLGLSLGRLRLPPFWLAFLRFVPVSVFAALIVPDVLGSPEWPRRLVGCAVGGLLIWRTLNLALGILGGFAAYWAARLLGL
- a CDS encoding cysteine desulfurase family protein; its protein translation is MIYLDYAATHPMTPQALAAYAEAAALPGNPASVHAAGQAARERLEEGRARVAAALRVDARTVVANGGGTEGDNHVLLGVAQAWRAAHGRPGHLVTTLTEHSAVLAPARWLAAQGWDVTFLTPGARGRYDPAQLTEALRDDTALVSIHHANNEIGTVQDTPALCAVAAERGVPYHTDAVQAPGVLPLDLPGWGVSYATFSAHKWGGPRGVGFLYVRRETALPPVTLGGGQEGGLRAGTQNTAGVYAAGVALTHAEAEREATFAHLTGLRARFLTRAAGIPGLRVNHPQGASPKIASVTVPGADGEALLMNLDLLGVCVSAGSACAAGTMQPSHVLTAIGLSEGDARASLRFSFGRATTEAEVDAAADALGQAAGWSRA
- a CDS encoding PASTA domain-containing protein, giving the protein MTAQAGVIDGKYEVVRELGREGNVTLSEVRSGAGVTRRLAWFEVSTPEGRQGFHAYRSALRAIEPAGLTDVVARPGAYYAVWQPVAGTPLADFATQPVKQEETVDAVRSLAARLAEHGYALPDADVVIEGREPRVAYLRPAPEGRSPEEVVRLSEVALSALAGGRMRRKRQRQPDAWLSFVPGLLLLGGAAYLGAQAAQIYLNPPVREVAAVAGQPAQAAAESLTGSGFRVEYTLGDANNVPIGAVIRQDPAAGTQLPVGRLVTLTVNNPPSLSVPRLEELTVAQARAALRDSSLSLGQVDRVDGTLTNTPEGRIVAQVPEAGANLQRGQPVQLLVSTGVRGEDTWIADLTGMPFDAAREHARTAGLVVNRVVERTSDAPENTVLEQTPAPYVRVPVGSPVTLTVAVARYSAPSRPAEGLPLPPPPPTPQRPETPEAVPGEPTAPSTGTDAGRIDAEPLAPENIPATPLPAPGEGTTGEGRAVNFRYVFPSDLPAGTYTIAVRDANGEREILGATDSAQLAGATAEQRDIQVTGDAVFVIRQNGAEYTTVTP
- a CDS encoding S1C family serine protease, with translation MTASEGHREPPALRPPRRALSTAPLLVLLGLMLGSCDNKTGNADTSSSAQEGASAPAQGTPQSQSTAPAVTAPSEPRATAPAQTAPAQAAQAPAASGAATPTASTERIDRLNYEENTIEVVEQRQDGVVFVTRFDAPQTDLLSNPFGGQAPTPGPSAGGGIEPTGSGSGFFIDEQGYIITNNHVVSGASRVTVRLHESQREYPARVIATAPDYDLALLQAQNVPQNAYDPMVLGNSDQVRVGQKAIAMGAPFGLEFTVTQGIVSAKNRVVPIGVNDIPQNTIQTDAAINPGNSGGPLVSSRGEVIGVNTQILSPAGAATGVGQSAGVGFAVPINVAKAILPRLRAGREVGAPRIGIVGFPLQALSPQARQGLDLPDNGVLVQEVTPGSPAAQAGLRGGSREVAVPGGSLRVGGDIITRIGDQEVSTVQDLQSALIVRQPGDKVTLAVRRGGQTRQQTLTLAEPGKP